A region of the Centropristis striata isolate RG_2023a ecotype Rhode Island chromosome 20, C.striata_1.0, whole genome shotgun sequence genome:
tagttttttgtgactgttgtttgttcttaaaatcatacaatttaaaTCTAAGGACGTGTACAAGATGTTTAATGTCGACACCAATGTACCctgatgtacagtacaggccaaaagtttggacacaccttctcattcaatgtttttcctttattttccatgactattgatattgtaaattcatcaaaactattaatgaacacatgtggaattatgtacttaacaaaaaagtgttaaataactgaaaacatgtcttatattctagtaagcaaagggtggttactttgaggaatcgaaaatacaagacatgttttcagttatttcacactttttttgttaagtacataattccatatgtgttcattcatagttttgatgccttcagtgagaatctacaatgtaaatagtcatgaaaataaagaaaaacgcattgaatgagatgggtgtgtccaaacttttggcctgtactgtaggtaTGTccctgttttggtttttttgtatacacatcaataaaaatatgaaacacaaagtGATTGTGAGAACAGTAAGGAGTCAGTCATGCCCACCTTAGTGTGAGTGCGGTTGTTTTGGAGGCAGTCTTGCAGCACGCCCTCGTACTTCTTCACCAGGTTGTCCCAGCCTTGGTCGGAGGCGGGCGTGGCGCTCTCGTATCCGGAGGTGACAGAAGAGGCGGAGGCGGTGTCTGAGTCCACAGATAGTGACGAGGTGAGCTCTATGTCCAGAGATTGGGAGTCACAGTCAGGCAGGTCGGGTGTAACCTCCCTGTCATCCCACTGACAGTCCTGCCAAAACCTCCCACCCAAtgacagctcctctctctccacctggCTGGAGGACGGCAGTGATTGGACAGGAGTTGACTGTTTTAAGACATTGTGCTCAATAGATAAGGTGGCTGGTTTTGTTTGAGGCGAATTAGGTGCTTTAAGGGACTGATTTAGTGGTTCTGGTTCCCGGGATGGCGTGGCAGTGGATGTGTCTGTCCTCTGGCTGGAGTTGAGAGACTGCTGGATGAAACTGAAGCTGGAGTTAAAGGTGTCCTCTGGTGGGGGCCGGCGGGCTGGGCTTGGGCTTAACCTGAGTTCATTCTGGGGTGGAGAGGACGGAGCCCGGTGGATGGATGTACCATTCAGGGCACTGTAGTCCACATGAGGGATCGGGTGGGTAACAGAGATGGAAATACTCTTCCAGGAGCTACATGTGAGTTTATCAGGCTTCTGCTGATTCATTGCAGACGCTTTGACAGCAGATGTAAGACTCATCCTCTGAGTTCCCTCAGTTATGTCAGTGTGACGTCCAGATTTTCCATTCCTAATGCAAGAGGgcctcccttcctcctcctcctcctcctcctcctcctcctgctcatgAGAAGTGCTCTGGAGTCTGGACTGTTCTCTCATGTACCCTGGTCTTCGGTGGAGCCTCTTACGTGTCGAGCTGCCAGCTGTCCCTGATGCTCTGCCACCTGTCGATGCAGAGATTAACCATTAAGCTGGACAACACGGTCATGAGGCAGATAAAGAGTGAGCTCATAGGACTGGCAGGATTAACAGTGCTATAATGTAGTTCATTAAGGAAATGTGATGCTAAATGTGCCAATTACACAAGAATGTAAAACTCTGTCTTGTTAGTATGCTGAAAGTGGCTTTTCCCACCCCTTTGCTCTTAAAGCTAGCAGAGCTAACTGAATGAAAAACAACTTGGGCAGCTGTGTGACATTTCCCAGAGTTCTGCTCCAGCTGTTGGGAAATACCAAAGCCACACAGTCATTTTGAGTTAAGACACGCCTCTCAACGGAGGAGTGGACTACAGGAAAGATATTTCCTCGAGTTACATTTGAATTGGTTCAAAGCTGAATGAATCTGGAACAAAAAATATTGCTCTAATACCAGCAGGGCTGTTAAGATTTAAGTTGGAAATATTCATTTAGAAAGCAATTTCTATTTTTGTGAAGCACTACATGACAGTGACATGTTTAATACAGGTTCAACAAATCTTTTTTAAGCAGCATTATTACATGTTTTGCCAGTTGAGTCAGCAAAACACCACATGAAGTTGACATGGTTAACTGTTAGCAAACAAATGCAGACACATCTAGCAGATacagagcaacattagcatGTATTTGAAGCTGCAGCAACTAGTTACCAACTTTGTCTGTCTGCTATTTCGTGCAGAGAAATTAGGGGGATtttttgcacacacaaaaacagctgcTTGCCACAGCTGGAGCTGTGGCAAGTGAGAATCAACCCAAATAGTAAAGCTGCTGAATCTGATGATAagtctctgtttgtttctctgagTTTGTGACTAGCTACTCCTATTGTGTAGATTCAATCAATTCATCCATTATTAATTTGTTTGAGTattgattagtgcagctttaaagggGACACATTATGtccatatttgtatttttggggttttactagaacatgtttttgtttttctcatagTGCCATGACCTCTTTTTAATCCTCTGTCTGACACAGGCTGGGGTAAGAACACCAGGGTAAGCAAATCAGAGGCAGAGTAGTACACCCACCATTCACGTTCTCATTCATAATAAGAGTCATctgagctgcatgtctttggactgtgggaggaagctggaggagaacccacactgacacaggagaacatgcaaactccacacagaaaagctGCAGGTTGGAATCGAActggtgaccctcttgctgtgaggcaagagtgacCCACAACTGGATTTGAACCTGTGACCACTACATCACTGTGCAGCCCCATGTTTAATATGTTtgtatgacagaaaataaggaaaggCATAATAGTTCCCCTTTAAGAACATGATGGCTGTTAGTGATAAGAGAAGAAAGTAAAAAACTGATCAAGCAAATAAATTTCCCTAATATTATTCCTGGATGAATGAAAtgttagtatatatatatgtatgtatatatccagtggtggaatgtaatgaaagtacatttactcacttaagtacaattctgaagtacattagtatttccattttatgtgcctacaggcaaatattgaactttttggGCACTTAAGTTTCACTTAATTCACTTAAGTAATTTtgtatgcaggacttttacttgtaatggagtaattctgcagtgtggtataagATAGATAGTATTGCAGACAGACATGGCCAACCCGAGCATTAAAAAGTGATAAAACATCAATGTAAACACAGTATTGGGTGTGAAAGTGGTGCAGAATAATAAAGACCAGTTTGTGTCCGGAGCTGGacacctgctgcagctccacatGCGTAATACATATAATGTGTAGGATTCATAGAGGGAGACAGGCTGAAATGTTGGGAATCAACAGCTCCTTTGTGTACAGCTGCACCGCTCTCTTTCACTTCTGGCTCTCAACTTTCTCTtcccacttacacacacacacacacacacacacacacacagacacacagacacatagactTTTGTACTGAAAACACTGGAGGCATTCATACTACTATCATAGTAAATCCCTGCTACACTTTTTTTAGCTTAATGACATATATTGTATTCATattactatgacttttattccTACAATGGGAGCACAGTGTTCACAGTGCTCaaccccccctccccaaccTCCAGTGATGTCACCCCTAAAGCCTCCCATGTGACTGGAGaggaagagacacacacaaaaacagcacttAAGGGGGTTGGACGCCAAGAGTGGTAGTGAAAGTAACATAGGGGTGTTCCCATTGTACCCAGTCTGTATGTAGAGTCTTCTGTCCACTGGGACCACCGCACTCACGCTCAAGTTACATACAGCTCCATTAGTGTTTCTCTGCAGACGTGGCCACTGTTCCATAACCAATTTAAGAAACCCAACACTCTCGGTAGGTATACCAAACACAACCGTCCACCATCTGGTGTGGTCAAGATATTACATAGAGCCCACTCCAGAGAGTCAAAGAGCTCAGGAGCTGAGAGGGGAAAGGACTTGTTGAAAGAAAGTGTTACTGTATCCTCGTCATGCTTGGATTACACAGACACAGCTCTTCTCAGTAAAGGGGAAGGAAATGCCTCAGggcccattgtgtgtgtgtgtctgtgtgtgtgtgtgtgtgtgtgtgtgtgtgtgtgtgtgtgtgtctgtgtgtgtgtgtctgtgtgtgttatggGGGGCATCTAGGTCTCAGTTGAAGCCCTTCAGAGGTTTGCTGCTGCTTCCTGCCAGGCTTTGTGCTAAAATTGTTTGCCAGGAATTCCGGCAGAAACGGCTAAAAAAGCAAAAGGAGATGTGTATTGGTTCAACACTGATGGCTGAATGATCCAACTGCAACAATAACATTTCACCTTGTTGTGAATGTTGGACAACCAATCTGCACAAAGTGTGGGAAAATGAAGCGTCTCAGTCAGAAGAGGCCAGATTATTTACCTTTGGAGGTTAAACAGGCCCTCCTCAGAGCCCTTCGGTTAAACACCGCATCCCATTGGTTGCTGAAAGTGCTTGGGCCAAAGAGCACAGGAATGCAGAGGatctcataaaaacacaaacgtTTGAGGAACAAGctcctcagacacacacacacacacagtggtagTTCTGCATGTCAGCAGCCTCCTGAGAAGCAGCACTGCTCGGCAGATGTGCAGCACCTCACCACTTGTGACCGGCCACAGCGAGAGAAAAGGGGAAGTGAAAGTCTTCGGAccataaatatgacaaatcatGACCTCAGAAAGAATCCGTCTATATATCTGGAAAAACAGCCTACAACGGCTGACAGGAAACTGGGCTATAATGTGTGATGATCCATATTTGcatctctgctctgctctggtgAGACTTTTAATAAGAAAACAGCTCCACGCTTCCTGTATGGTCGCACAAGGATCATAAAGCAGCGGGATGTGGTTGAGCTGAGTGGCGTGAAGATACAGCAGCGATAGATTTATATTGTGAAAATGAATAGACCCCACAGACCTAAAATACTATTTATTTGTTAATAGTGCAGTTAAATGCCGACATTGTGCAACTAAGAGACATTTTGACACCAGCATCCATTATACTAAATAAGTAATTATCACTTGAGATAGTCCCATGTTTCCTATACCTTATTTTACCTTAACCCATATACACGGTTGTTGTTGTAATAATCTTCTTTCCAGACACAATCCtgtgttaattgtggtttcattttcattgtgatatatttggatgagattgattaataaagcttGAGAAGACATACAcgttatctgtcaagaataaatcacaatttcacaatcatttcatggaaagaggtaaaaaatatatgttttattccgACTTGAGCAACCGTGTATGTTCCtccagccctatgttccctctgcCCTGTGTTTTCTTGACCCTATGTTCTCTTGAccttatgttccctcagccctatgttccctgtgaTCACTACCTGTCCCAGTAAGGTTATAGTTTCACCAATGTCTGTCTGCCTCAAAAAGTTCTTCAGATCTTAACCCTAACCCAGAGGAAATACAGGGCCTTCATTTGAGTTATAAATAATGACAGGTGCTgtgggaacatagggctgatcTGCTTCTGAATGCTGAATTTTAACACTCATTCAATAGGTTGTTACTCAGTATTTAATAAATGACAGTGATCTTACCAGCTGTTTTCATTGGGAATTCCTTAACATAAGAATATTTGTGCACCTTGTTACTTTTGTAAGATTTTAAACTAAAACTGTAAAGAAACCTGCTAGAACATTAATCTGGCTATAAAGGGTTTACGTTTGTCCAGATTTGAATAaaaaggctgtaaacatgtactTATGAGCAGCCTAGCGGGAACACAAATGTGTCACAATTCTGTATGCAAAATATTCAAGCTACGCCATATAGATCATTTTCAATGGTGTGCCATTAGATGTCTTCACGTTGTGAACATATTCAGAAGGGAAAATATCTTCCACAGGTATTTAGTCACTTTGCACTCATCATTGACTGGTAGAGAGCCTTTGACCTCTGTGACCTGAATGATGCAAAGACAGTTCAGTGTGGAGAACCAGCCGCAGGACTCAAAAAAACCTCAGACACTGTTTATGTGACACTAAGACTCAGTGCAAACAGCAGGTCTTTCCATACTACGCGTGTGTATATCATTTTAAAGTAACGTGAAGCTTCTGATGAGAACTCAGCCCAGCATTTGTCCTAGCCCCTTCTGCAGAATAATCTCCCTATGATTGTTAGAAACAGCAGTTTATAGTTTTATAAAGATGGATCTTACCTTCCACGACATCGCAGCGGTGAAGCAAAGAGTTACTGTGACTCCCCAGCCCCATCAGTCCAGCAAACATCTTCCCATTAACAACAGGCAGAAGTCAGAGTAGATATCAGATCCTCGCAGTGCTACATGGACTTACATCGACCATGTTTTAGAAGAAGTGGAGCCAGGCAGCGAGACTGATCTCATTTCCGTTGTGGAAAAATGAACCCAGgctgttagttttttttcctctacttTGGAATGACGTGTGAAACCGGCTTTTTACACGCGCTCttttgtccataacaaacattTCCTGACAGTAAAAGTAGTGATCGCCGTACTTCAGATTCTTACGTTTCTCCTCTGCGGCAAACAAGTGGGTCCAGCTGCGCGTTAGAACCACACACGGTCTGGGTAGGAACAGATCTCCATGTCACGTTTGTTGAAGGAAAAACATCCCGTGGCGTGCTGTAATGGCAGGAGGAATAAGTATTAATCTGTGTCTCATCGATGAGTTGATCAGTAATCCGTTATTCGCTGCGCCCGTGCGTCGTGCGTCGTGCTGGAGCAGCCGAGGAGCTCCTACGTGTTCAGGAATTTGACTCGAGCCTCCTTCAGACCGCCTCATGACCACAGCAGCGACACTGCAGCGGCAACACATCAGCTGCTTACTGCTGCTGgagtcaaactgatccatgactcCAGCTGGTGGAGGGAAAGAGGaatattatgttgttgtttgtttatttttaaagcatatTGACTTACCATCCCAACCCTGTTAAAGCCACATAAACAACATGACAAGCTTTcacgtttaaaaaataaatcaacactacaaaaaaaataatttaaaaaattggcaaaaaataGTTGCAATTGTTGTAGACTATGTAATTAGTTAAATTTCtcattaaaataattgttagaGATGCTATAATAAAAGTTGTAACAATACAATTATTCATTCTTGTTCCATTTTTCATTAAACTAATTGTTAGAGATGCTATAATAAAAGTTGTAACAATAAAATTATTCATTCTTGTtccatttctttgtgtttttttaatgaaataaatcaatatatgcTTGGACAAACATGACCCTGCACTGTTGACACGACAACATTACAAGTTttgtattgcatttttaaaaaggtaactACTGCTTTCACATTTAAAGACTAAATCAAcactacaaaaaataatttaaaaaattggcaaaaaataGTTGGTATTGTTGTAGACTATGTAATTAGttcgttttttttaattaaaataattgtttttcaaagaaatgctataataaaagttgttacaataaaattattaattctTGTtccatttctttgtgttttttaatggaaTAATTCAATATATGCTTGGACAAACATGACCCTGCACTGTTGACACGACAACATTACAAGTTttgtattgcatttttaaatattaaaggtAGGgctttcacatttaaaaataaatcaacactacaaaaataataataataaaattggtTAAAAATTGTTGCAATTGTTGTAGACTATGAAATGAGTTaaattgtaattaaaataattgttttgcaAAGAGATGCTATAATAAAAGTTGTTACAATAAAAATTTTCATTCTTGTtccatttctttgtgttttttaatggaaTAATTCAATATATGCTTGGACAAACATGACCCTGCAACATGACTGTTGACACGACAACATTACAAGTTttgtattgcatttttaaatattaaaggtAACTAGGgctttcacatttaaaaataaatcaacactacaaaataataataataaaattggaTAAAAAAATAGTTGCAATTATTGTAGAGTGTAATTagttacattttattcaaaataattgtttttgcaaAGAGATGCTATAATAAAAGTTGTTACAATAAAATGCATCTTTCTTGttccatttttttgtattttttaatggaatAATTCAATATATGCTTGGACACATATGACCCTGCACTGCTGACACGATATGGCAGACTATTCAAGTGTATTCTTGTATTCTGCTGGGACTGAGTCATTGTTTTCATAGTCAGTGTAAAGTCCCAAGTCCTAAACTTTGGGTTTCAAGTCCTAAACATGTCATAAGGTGCTGTTTACCTAGTAGGAGTTCAATAATAcatcacatttacaaaaatcatGAATTCAAAGTTACATTTATCTGTTAAAATGAGTGTGACTGAACTGAATAATTAAGCCAAATTGTGCCAACATAACACTTTGATAGAATTGCATGACTTGAGGTCAATTCTATTTCTATTCTTTAAagtattttcaagtcaaaaCCTGAGTTgcaagtctttttttatattctttagtCTTGAGTCATCAAGTCTGTGATTCAAGCCTCACttgagtccaagtcatgtgacttgagtCCACACCTGTGTAATCTGGCCATTAAATATGTAGGTCAAGTAACTGTTGCGTGCAAAAACCACTtgttatttttgcatatttttagaCACCCCTAACATCCTGATGTCAATACAAAAGTCCTCCTTTGTTTATGCAGTGAGAGAATGAATGAGAAGAGACCCCACATTGAGCGGAGTCTTTTCATCCTCCTTCCCACACGTCCAAATGTTCCTTTCATTCAGCGTGGCTGGCTGATGGACAAGGCTCAGTGATAAAGAGCTCAGTTTGGCCGACACAGCAGAGCGCAGCCTTTATACTTAGCGAGGCTGCACTGTGGAGGGTAGGAGAGCTGTGAAAATCCATTGCAGGGCATGCACTGTAGAGTGAGATCAGCTGTCTGGTATTAAAGATAAGACTTCATGTCCTTTGGCAATAAATCTGCCTCCTGCCTGTCTATGTCTCTGAGGCATTTTGAAGTAAACTGGaataggattttttaaaaagttgccatCATTAACAAAAGTAGTTTCACCTGCTCTAAGCACCTCTAAGCACACTGAAATCCACCTCATCCCGCCCACTCTGCCTCTGTGTGATGCTACAGATGCACAGGTGtaactaataacattaatgatgcCTTAATTCGGTTTATGTGTCACAGTAGGTCACGCAAGAAAGACAGCATAGAGCAGGGCCCTGGAACAAGAACACCTAACTGTAATGCAGCCTTCATtcatgttattaattaattacacctgTGCTGTTAAGTCGTCTGCATTAACTATCTCCTCAGCATTACTCCTGCCAATATGTGCGTGTTGTCTGCCTCCAGAGGACACCATTTGCTGCAAATATCTattaagaagagaaaaaaatggcgACTATCATGCCGTAATTAATGGCCACAGTAACTGTAGGATGTTGGTATTAAAATTAACATGACTATTATTTAAtcctcttttttatttagttttagttcataTGTAATAGtttgttatacattttttatttcattttttcccaaaatgtatttactaTGCATGTCCTCATGTTCTGTGCATGTTTTCTTTGTGCTTTGGTATTTTTTCCCTATTTTCTTTTGCCTATCATAGTTGagcctgtaaaataactttgcaccaatcaaattaataataataataatagtagtagtaataatatgataatagaaAAACATCTGTATTAACAATAGagtataatcataataatcataaatcctattgttttattaaatcattatttctacaaaaggtttttcattttttggggggaaaaaattccCTCAGAGGTTTCAGGTTTTCCAGAGGTAGTACAGATATTGGCCACCAGGTGGCACACTTACACTACATTCAAACCCCGTCTCTTTTAGTGTACAGAAACATCAAGAGGATGAAATGAtagaatgatcttttttgtgGGTAAATACCAAACTGTAACCCAACAAAACACCAAATGCCTTACATTTCTATACATAAGCTGTATTAATGAGACATACGCTGCATCCTACAGCTGCAGACGACGTTCTCAGAGATGAGCGATTGTAGGCCGTGAAGCTTGACAACTGCTGTCCAGGACAGAAACTGGAAAACCTACAGAGGCAGTCAATGTTGTGGTTTAAAAATCTAACTCAAAGTTATATTTGATGACAAGATGTTGGAATAAGAACTTCTGTTACTGATTATAGATTGTGTATAAATTATACACAAACTCAGTGTCTTTCTGGATGGTAACAATTACCATAATCAGATGAAGAAACAGCAGGAGGACAAGAGTTCTCCGCCAGGAATATTTCTTAGCATGCTCCAAACCTCATTCTGAATTTACGTCATTGTAGCTCGATCAGGATTGTTTTAAGAGGGTAGCATGAGGAgggttgtgtgtgtgccagtgtgCCAGAGAATAGGCACGTACAACGTACAAAGGGCAcatgttcctcctcctccacacagtATGCAGTGAGTGCAGGCAGCCAGTGGTTTTACCTTAGATTATCTGTGTGTGATAGAGAGAAGGGAGGGCAgaggggaaaataaaataaacacacattatcAAAGCAGACTAAAGACTTGGAGAGCATGGCATATTTGGCACATAACTTTTATTCATGCAAAACAACTGAAGTCATCAGATCCTTATCAAAGAAAAATAATCCATTGTCTATTGTAATACTGTTTTACCGTAATGATAAAAACCATATTAATAACAAGCATGTCACGAACCCTATCAAACATCTGTCAAAccccatttaaaaatacatacaaacatcAAACTGGAGCTAAACTAAAGCAGACAATGACACCATGGAGAACATAAACATGTTATAGAAGCTTTGCAGGGCTTAAACCACTCCTTCCTCAGGGTCGATGAGTGTGGTCCTGCTGGAGAACACGTCCGCCAACATGTGTTTGGGGATTTCCGAACCGCGGACGCGCAGGGCATAGCAGGCGTCCTCCACTTTGCCCAGGCTCTGTCGCAGCGTGTGCAGCTTCTTGGACACCTCGTACGGGCCCGTGTTCCCGATGTAGGAGAAGCCGTCGTGGATCTGCCGCAGGAACTGGCTCAGCTGGAAGGGCGTGTCGATGTCGCCGTTGCCCACGCTGCTGATGCACATCCGCATCAGCTCTCCGGTCAGGTCGGCCACGCCGAGCAGGTAGTCTGAGGGCGTCACCTGGAAGGTCAGGACCTGGTTTCCTGGCTGCAGGGCGTCAGCTGTGCCCTGAGATGAAAACATGataagaaagaataaaaaaatgaaagacgAATGTCCACAAGATAAGATTACGACCACTTTCTTTAAACGTTTTTGCACAGAAACTCTTCTCACAACAGGATTTACACAAGACTGATGGGGACAATATTAACTACAAGATATGATTGTATGTGTAGCTCTGCTTCTAATAGAAGCCCGGGGCTACGAATGAGCAAAGTCCAATTTTTCTCTAACATGATGATGCTTTTACTCCAAAATGTTCAACCCATTTTGCCTGCACCAACAGGCAGCCATCATCTTTGACAATAATAGCCTGAGTGGATAAAAGGGCATAATGACACATAATGCTTATAGATGTAACACCCAATGTTGAAATTGTTTGCCAACCCCACTGCTttgaaaatgaacaaacaaactatGATCTTCTTAAAGAATCAGTGAAGCAGCCTGGATAATaagctttctgtctctctttgtgtctgaGAGAGATGTGAAACTCAAAgtcactctcatgtctgtatattaaatatgaagctactcTTTTTATGTTTGGTTAAAGCCCCTGGctatagcttcatatttagcataaaaacaTAAGAGTGCTATATACACAGACTATACACGTACAAGTGGACAAAGGCACGGTGATGTCATAAACTGGTTTGCGGACTACCACTTTAAAGTCTTGTGTATGGCATTTTAGCCATCATCAGCTTGATTTTATAAGCCAGAAGTGACAAAACTTGGACGAGAGGGTGGAGCTAGgttatcagctaatgctagtgctaGATAGCTATCATCTAATTTTAATAATAGGCTTAAAACAATATgtaatcaaaatgtacttaccaGAAAAACTTTTCGTACAAAAgaaaactgaacaaaacgtcTTTAGGAGACCagaatgttacaattaacttgaAAAAGTGAAACACAATGTAAAAAGTTTACCTACACCTAAAGCACAGCAAAATGTAGACAGTCTGATGGATACACATCGCTGCATCtttatcctgattgacaggGTGCCATGGTTGCAACTAGTCAATCATTAGGGAGGCAGCCCTAAAGGATTCCCTACtgtatcgtctattttactctaaataagaCCATCATTTGCATTAAAATCATGCTGTATTATAGAAGATTGAAacaagcgattgagaccataaactccaGTCAccttctcatagacttctatacaaagacttctttttcaaaccagtggagtcgccccctgctggcctttaaaaatgacacaggtTTGAGGCACCTCCACAGTTGTTTCCCTTTTATATGTATGCTACGTCCACTTGTTCTACACAGTTCATGGGTTTATATGAAACTCAAGAACTTCAAGAAAGCGAATGAGTGCATCCCCCAAAACTCTCCCTTGAAtctagaaaaaacaacaacaacaaagaataaagaaaaacctTTCTAATCCTACTCATGGACTAATGCCAAGTTGGTTTTGCTGTATGAgatgacaaaacaaacacagagattAACCACAAATTCTATTTTTGATTTACCTTTGGTTCTACCTTCTCTGTTCTCATGAACACCAGTCTGGCGTTGATCTCCTCCAGGCTGATAAGGCTGCGATGACGGATATAGTGCAAGAAAGAGACGGCCTCCACATACTCCTGGATCCCTAATGCATGAAATGACATTAGAATGAATcatcacaaaacaaataccTATAAATAGATACGACTATTTCACTGCTCCAGCTGTTGAATACAAATGTATTTAGAGTACAGAGGGTGcctttatttt
Encoded here:
- the tsnax gene encoding translin-associated protein X, which codes for MSRREGEGCPRRNADAAHDRDASVNPSSPVIAAFKVFQQELDTKHDKYERLVKISRDVTIESKRTIFLLHRVTSVPNAEEILNEAEVKLDAVRQKIGQIAEELRGEDIFQFHRAFTPGIQEYVEAVSFLHYIRHRSLISLEEINARLVFMRTEKVEPKGTADALQPGNQVLTFQVTPSDYLLGVADLTGELMRMCISSVGNGDIDTPFQLSQFLRQIHDGFSYIGNTGPYEVSKKLHTLRQSLGKVEDACYALRVRGSEIPKHMLADVFSSRTTLIDPEEGVV